TTTTCATTATCAGGTTTTTGTTTCGTTTTCCATCCATACCACTATATTGGGTTCATAGAGAACCATAGCAATAACCCCCATTATGTGGGGCTAGGAAAGCATGATAATGACCTTATAATATACAAAAGGAGCAAATAGCAGTaacaacaattaaaaaaagattaaggTCCCAATAATGAAcaagtaaaaaaacaaaaatatatgtggATATGCATTGAATCTAGGAAATCGGTAAGATACTGCTAACTACAACAAATGAAGATTGAAAAATGCAGATTGATATACATACAAGGAAATCataatttacaaaaatatatttgcaAGGTTAAATAATGGTAAAACAATATAACAAATCCTGAACCCCCTAAAAAAATACCTCCAGATGAACATCCATGGCTATGAAGCTGTATTTCTTTCTGCCTGTTAGCCGCCGTTAACAACGGAATTCCCCTGCTAAAAGATGAACACTGAATTTTCCAGAACTTGAAGTTTGGAAGGGAGTGAAGCCAGAAATGGAGATAGATTTGAAATATACAATGCAAGCCAATATATTGACATACAACATCAATCAGCAGCAGAGGCAGAAGTCCCATTTTGGCTATTATTATCATCTAATAGATCTGTTTGGGACTGGCTACGAATAAGAGTAGGAGGAGACCATTGATCAGGGACCATCAAAAAATAGGTTGTCATGGCTTTCCTGAATCTTTTCTTGTACTGCTTTGGTGAGATTACTGTTGGAGATGCGTTCTTGGGTCCACCCAAAATACCTGACGCCTTTACCCATGTTTCTAGGTGTTTGTCCCATGTATATTGTCTCATGAAGTCGATAATTCCTAGAACAAGTTCGTGCTTTTCTTCATCTACCCCAACCAGCAAAGAATAGTCCATTACATCAACCGACTGCAATGATAGATTTAGGAACTTCATTATTACAAGAATAATACGGGACATACAAAATCTGATCCacaagatgaaaaaaaaaaaaaaaaaaaacttactgcAAGAAAAGCAGTGTCGTTCCAGACAGCTCGTTCCAACAATCGTTTGGCCTTGTTGCCAACAAAAATAGGAGAAGTTGGCATAGCTTCTATCAAATTCTGATCTAGTAAAACCTTGTTGCTTCCACTAGAATCAGGGTTATAACGTGACCTTGATGATCCTTTAAGGTCATAAAGCCGTGTTAGATTCCTTCCAAACAACAGGTTCTCCATAATCAGCACatccattttcatttctttcccACCTTTCATGTGCTTAGTGATAACCTACACATAGATACCAACAAATAGAACGTATAAAAACCAAATCAGGTAAGGCATAACAAACTGgagtataaattataaaagtaccTGATAAATGCCCAATATCTTTGCCAGGCATGTAGGACTTCCGGTACCAATTGATTCAGACAGATACTTAAAGTAAGCAGGAGCAAATTTGATAAAGGACTCCAGCTCTGTCTTTGTAACCTGTTTAATTATGAACCGGTCATCTAATGTTTTTGCAAAGAACACGTTACTTTTACCACCCTGGGCTCCCCACTTCTTACAACGGCTAAGAGACCTTATATAATCCATTTCAGAAGGGCAAGATATTCTCCGTAATGCTTCAAATTGCTTTGCGTAGTAAGCAGTCACTGTGTATTTTACTTTACCAAGAGGACTATCGTCTGTAAACTCAACTCTGGAATGCAAAGATTTTGTTTGTGACACAGGATCCGACATTAATGAGGCACGTGATCCTGACATCAATAAAATACCATCATCCGCTATACTTTTGAGAGATTCCATTGACATCCCATCAGCATTACTAAATGACCGAAACATTGATGCATCAACAGACTGTGATTCCCCCCCTTCTTTTTGTCTCTCAAACTCACCAGACACTTGGGAAATATAATCAGGTGAAAGCAATGCATAGGATATGATACTTGTGGGCTCATCATCATACACAGGTATAACAGTGTCGTTGATTCCGACAGCTAAAAGCAACCTCGCCCCACCTTGTTGGAGTTCAGATTCCCGAAAGGAGGAGATGTAGACGGGATTATACCCATTGAGTGGGTCGAGTTTCTGAGAAGTTGCTAAGAAGTTCTTGTTTAAAGAACGGTAGAAGTTGAGAAACGGCATACCTAACCAGCTCGATGAATCTTCTATGGCTTCAGACCCTTTGGTGGATAATACGGGGGATAAGAGTGATGATGTCTTAGATTCTTCCATACGATCTCCCTTTTCCAGTTTATCGGAATCATTCACGTCTAAATCAGATAATACAGAAGATTCTGGGTGGTTTCCTGTCCAGGCAGCCTCAAGAGTGTCTGATAAACTTGCCATAACTGGAAACTGCCCTTCAGAGACAGCCCGGCGCACACTTACATTTGACATTAGTGAATCAGAGGGCCCGTTTTCTTCCATTGGACTTGGATTTTCATCCACTCTACTATCTTTACTAATGTCAGCACTTGTTTCGTTTTCACCAACATCTGATATATTACATGAATCAACAGCTGACTTCGAGTCAACAAACGTTTCATTGAGTTTATCATCATACTCTGTTTCCAAATCATTTAAATAGGCTCGTGGGCTATTGCTATCAGCATTAGATGCATATACAAGACGGTGGTCCCACACATAAGATTGAAACAGAAGTTGCCTCCTCAGGCGGTTGATCTCAAGAATATCAATAATAGGCTGCCCACTTTTCACCTCATGGTTCAAAATCTTTTGCAGCGACTCCTGTCATAGTAGCGCAAAGTTAGTAACTTTAAATAACTGATTCCTAATGATAAAGTGTAAGCACAGGAGTCACCTCAAACTCTGACTTTTCTTTTCGCAACATTACATCCAAATCTGCTATTTGCCGTCTAGATTGTGGCATTTTCAGGCTACTAGCTAACCCTGTCGGTCTCTGATCTGCCATATGGCTCAGAGTGTTCAGAATCTCTGAAAATAATAGCTCTGAGCGGCGAATAACCTGTTAAAGCATACATTTAGCATGCCATATTTGACCTAACTTTATTAAAAACTGATGTAACGTAATAGCTTTGAACCTCGTCCACTTCATGTTGAACCCACTCAAGATTCTCATATTTGAATTCAAGTTTATGAGGAGGGAGGTAGACAGAATGGACATCAATAGATGCATAACGAAAGCAAGCAACCATTTTCCCAAACCTGTATATGCAGCCATAAGATTACGATATTGTGTTGTTTAATATACAGAAAAAGAGATCAAGGGTTCTAAAGCAAAAGTACCCATAAAAGCGAAGACAATCTCGATGCAGAGAATGACCACAGCTGGCAACCCTGCTGGCAGCCGCATGGTTTGAAAAACTGAGTTCTAAGAACTTCCCAAAGGACAAACCCCATGCAGCGTCTGACATCACTATTCTACGAGTTGCAGGAGGGAAGCCACTTGTCCGGGGACATCTTAAACACCTGTGCCACATCCAAATCTTACCCTCCTTTTCCCCTGGCAACAGAAATTCAGGCAACTTCTTCACAGATATGGTCAGGGTTCCTTGTCTATGAGTGTAACACTGTACATGTGCTTCTGATGGCATCTCACATGACCGGCATCTATAACCCTGCCCAAAAACCCGCTATAAGCTAACACAGACgaacaaacaaaaacacacacacatatagaaGGTTGGCTTACTggatcaaacaaatcatcgCGGAGAAAGCGGCCAAGTGGTTTGTCCGAGGTGCCATAATACTTTATGCGAAAAAGGTGGGACCGCTCACAAACAGTTCCCTTCCACACACAACGAGATGACAAGGAAACCAAAATACTTTGGTGATCTGAAGGCGAAGGAGGAAACTCTTCCTTTGAACTGGAAGCATCCTCCTTCCCATTCTTTCCATCCAATTGCAGAGATAATCCATCTGAAGTGACATGGTCCACACTAGTCGTACACTTACTATCATCTCCTTGAGCCGGAGGAGGCTCAAAACCGTTGGATGCAGAAGTAACCACCTTAGACAAACCACTTGGTGCCCTAATAGGAGTGGGCTCAGCACCGATACCCTCCGgaacttttatttttgaagAAGGAACAGAAGTCAAGAATGAGCTGGCTTTTGACACATTTGGGCTGCCTTCCAACTTCTGGTTGATGATAGATGAGAACATTTCTGACATGGAGACATTGTGCGTCTCAGTGTAGGGTTGATGAATCTGAGCTTTATCATTCACAGGGCCTGTAAAACCCGAAATCGTAGAAATTGACCGCTCAATATTTGATGGTTTATCAGGAAGTGCCACAGTTAGTGCAGCATTCAAGGGCAACTCAGGCAATGAAGCTCCCTCGTCAGCAAGAAAAGAAGTCTCCAAAGCCAAATGATAAGCAGCAAAAACTCCATACTGAACAACATGCTTTACTTTCTTCAGTTCGTCACCACTCGCACCTCTTAGTAATATCTGAAAATACCATTACATAGAGTGAAGCGGTATACAACTCAAAGAACCAGTCTTTCCAAAACAACTAGACAGACATACAGAGGAGGATTTTAATGTTTAGGGTACCCGAGTCCCGAGAAGGGTGAGTCTTCGACTCAAATGCATGCGCTACCCGGGAAGGGCAAGTCCTTGACTCAATGTATGCGCCCTAGCCAGGGTATAACCGTGACCATTTCCGGACGGTTTCCCTGGTGATGTTTACCCAGGGAAATatgaacccaagacctcttgTGAGGACATCAAGATACCTAACCACTAGGCTACCCCGGTGGTCGTTAAAGAATCAGTCTTCTCTACCTTTTTAGGTTTTAATAGATGGGAATCACTTACAGTGCAACCAAATGGCTTCGGGCACCCTTCAAAGTACATCAGTGTCTTCACAAGCTTTTTCCCGCCCTGTCCAGCGGTTCCATGTTCTTCCTGGAACCTTTTAACATGAAACAGGTCTGAATGTCCCAATGTCTGAGACGAGAGATGATCAATTGAAGGAACTATCTGACCCCCGGTGCACCGCGCTATTCTTTCCAGAAGTGGCCTTTTGATATTTAATACAAGAGATATATCCTTCGCAAGAAGATATTCTTGTGCATACCGAGATACTGATTTCTCAACCAAAAGGACATCTGGATGGTGTGCATCTATCTTTGCCACAGCCATCTTTAGATGATCCATTTCCTAGACACAGACTATATACCATAAGTCTAAAGCTATCATTTTCCAAatcataaaagttttataataaaagaaaattgaaaccTGCTGCAACAGAGTATCAAAGCTTGACAGATGATTAGAAACACGCTGATACTCAAGAGCCCCACCAAGAATTAAGAAACGAGGCTTTTCTATTCTTGATGTCATCCGTCTATGAGCCACATTTTTCTTACAAACGACTCCTTTCACCACAATACTAAAACAAAGAAAACAGAAAACTTAATATCATAATAACAGGAAACAAGAAAGTATGTTAGACCACTAAAATGCCAACCTGTCAGAACGACGCCCAGAAGCTAAACATTTAATCTTGACATATCCTCCTGGATCCATCCCGCCACCTTTGCTGGTATCTGGTTTTAACAACGACGCAGCTTCCCAAGACAACGATGTAATTATTTCTAACCAGCTATCATTatcatcttcttcctcatcaGTAACAAGGTTCTCAACTTGCAACAACTGCGATACTAATGCCCTAAAATGCCCATCAACTACATTCTTCATCGCTTTCTTGTGCTCTTCATTTGATCTGTCTCTATTGCGGCATTCTCCACTTCCAAGGTTGCTTGAAGAACGTAGATATCCCCATTCACCGGCAGCATCCCCATTGtcatcgtcgtcatcatcatcaaataaaaGAGCTTCCctctcatcttcttcatcttctggtTCAGGAGGCAACCATAGAACCCCATTGTTCTCAAAATCCACAGGTTCAGGGACATCTTGAGCAACATACATAGAGGAAGAAGCTTCACATTCATCACTAACATCATTTGCATCTTCTTTTTTCTCAAGCTGTTGAACATCTTGTAAGGAACAGCTACTTTCACTTTTTGCATCAGCAGCTTGTCCATCCAGATGCCCTTTTTGAGAATCATAATCAGTATCCATGTCATCCAACATTGATTCATCATAATAACCATTTTCGATCTGCAAAATTTGTCTTCCACCGGTAGCTAGCTGATAAGCATATTCTTCGTCAAAGTCTTCACCCCTGGCGACAATAAAAGACAAGTGCAATTAACTGACAATAAGATGAAAAACTGATAAAGAATATATCTGCGATCATGTTTTACGAAGAAGGAAACCTGTTAATGTAAACATCAAAATGGACAGGAGACTGAGCAGCCACATCAAGAAGCAATTCATCACTCCTTTTAGCTAATTCATTTTGCTCGTCTAAATTTGACTCCATTACCACAGACTGGTGTGACCCGTATCCAGGAGGGTAATGGGTATGACTATAAGAACAACCTGAGTGCGACACAGAGGCAAAGGTAATGCCACTACTGTCTGCAGTGCCGCTAGATTTAGTACTA
The sequence above is drawn from the Erigeron canadensis isolate Cc75 chromosome 4, C_canadensis_v1, whole genome shotgun sequence genome and encodes:
- the LOC122598270 gene encoding 1-phosphatidylinositol-3-phosphate 5-kinase FAB1B: MDSPEKQLSNLIGNLKSWIPRRSEPANVSRDFWMPDQSCRVCYECDLQFTLFNRRHHCRLCGRVFCAKCTHNWIPARSSDQDIIREDTEKIRACNYCFKQWQQGGLAASVDHGVLDSTLDFSTSPSAVSLISTKSSGTADSSGITFASVSHSGCSYSHTHYPPGYGSHQSVVMESNLDEQNELAKRSDELLLDVAAQSPVHFDVYINRGEDFDEEYAYQLATGGRQILQIENGYYDESMLDDMDTDYDSQKGHLDGQAADAKSESSCSLQDVQQLEKKEDANDVSDECEASSSMYVAQDVPEPVDFENNGVLWLPPEPEDEEDEREALLFDDDDDDDNGDAAGEWGYLRSSSNLGSGECRNRDRSNEEHKKAMKNVVDGHFRALVSQLLQVENLVTDEEEDDNDSWLEIITSLSWEAASLLKPDTSKGGGMDPGGYVKIKCLASGRRSDSIVVKGVVCKKNVAHRRMTSRIEKPRFLILGGALEYQRVSNHLSSFDTLLQQEMDHLKMAVAKIDAHHPDVLLVEKSVSRYAQEYLLAKDISLVLNIKRPLLERIARCTGGQIVPSIDHLSSQTLGHSDLFHVKRFQEEHGTAGQGGKKLVKTLMYFEGCPKPFGCTILLRGASGDELKKVKHVVQYGVFAAYHLALETSFLADEGASLPELPLNAALTVALPDKPSNIERSISTISGFTGPVNDKAQIHQPYTETHNVSMSEMFSSIINQKLEGSPNVSKASSFLTSVPSSKIKVPEGIGAEPTPIRAPSGLSKVVTSASNGFEPPPAQGDDSKCTTSVDHVTSDGLSLQLDGKNGKEDASSSKEEFPPSPSDHQSILVSLSSRCVWKGTVCERSHLFRIKYYGTSDKPLGRFLRDDLFDPGYRCRSCEMPSEAHVQCYTHRQGTLTISVKKLPEFLLPGEKEGKIWMWHRCLRCPRTSGFPPATRRIVMSDAAWGLSFGKFLELSFSNHAAASRVASCGHSLHRDCLRFYGFGKMVACFRYASIDVHSVYLPPHKLEFKYENLEWVQHEVDEVIRRSELLFSEILNTLSHMADQRPTGLASSLKMPQSRRQIADLDVMLRKEKSEFEESLQKILNHEVKSGQPIIDILEINRLRRQLLFQSYVWDHRLVYASNADSNSPRAYLNDLETEYDDKLNETFVDSKSAVDSCNISDVGENETSADISKDSRVDENPSPMEENGPSDSLMSNVSVRRAVSEGQFPVMASLSDTLEAAWTGNHPESSVLSDLDVNDSDKLEKGDRMEESKTSSLLSPVLSTKGSEAIEDSSSWLGMPFLNFYRSLNKNFLATSQKLDPLNGYNPVYISSFRESELQQGGARLLLAVGINDTVIPVYDDEPTSIISYALLSPDYISQVSGEFERQKEGGESQSVDASMFRSFSNADGMSMESLKSIADDGILLMSGSRASLMSDPVSQTKSLHSRVEFTDDSPLGKVKYTVTAYYAKQFEALRRISCPSEMDYIRSLSRCKKWGAQGGKSNVFFAKTLDDRFIIKQVTKTELESFIKFAPAYFKYLSESIGTGSPTCLAKILGIYQVITKHMKGGKEMKMDVLIMENLLFGRNLTRLYDLKGSSRSRYNPDSSGSNKVLLDQNLIEAMPTSPIFVGNKAKRLLERAVWNDTAFLASVDVMDYSLLVGVDEEKHELVLGIIDFMRQYTWDKHLETWVKASGILGGPKNASPTVISPKQYKKRFRKAMTTYFLMVPDQWSPPTLIRSQSQTDLLDDNNSQNGTSASAAD